Proteins encoded together in one Vigna angularis cultivar LongXiaoDou No.4 chromosome 5, ASM1680809v1, whole genome shotgun sequence window:
- the LOC108338951 gene encoding subtilisin-like protease SBT3.9 has protein sequence MALVWNLVITFVILVLQQQSWVLVTFASSIVHIVYMGDNRIKQSEQHLVEDSHLDMLSSILGSKDAARKSILYSYSHGFSGFAAVLSQPQARLIADFPGVVRVIPNKILSLHTTRSWDFLNVKQEIITGALSRGQSGRGTIIGIMDTGIWPESESFRDEHMDNPPFHWRGICQGGESFDHSSCNRKIIGARWYIKGYEAEIGKLNTSDGVEYLSPRDAAGHGTHTSSTAAGVAVENASFMGLAKGLARGGAPSAWLAVYKICWSTGGCSSADILAAFDDAIFDGVDILSASLGSDPPLPTYVEDALAIGSFHAVAKGISVVCSGGNSGPYSQTVINTAPWIITVAASTIDREFPSRIILGNNQTLKGQSLYTGKDLSKFYPIVLGEDIASSDADEESARGCNSGSLNATLAKGKAILCFQSRSQRSATVAIRTVTEAGGSGLIFAQFPTKDVDTSWSTPFVQVDFITGTTILSYIEATRNPIVKFGKTKTVVGQQISPEVAFFSSRGPSSLSPSVLKPDIAAPGVNILAAWSPASSAGRLLYDAKSKKLQPLTFNFESGTSMACPHISGIVALIKTVHPTWSPAAIKSALVTTASLKNEYDQYIWAEGAPHKQADPFDYGGGHVDPNKVTDPGLVYDMKTSDYIHFLCSMDYNDTAVSSLTGSPTKCHKSHKYLLNMNLPSIVIPELKQPLTVSRTVTNVGPVKSIYTARVEPPIGVSVTVVPATLTFGPKRKKMKFKVTFSSKLRIQSRFSFGYLFWEDGLHDVRMPLAVRSVVQEF, from the exons ATGGCTCTTGTTTGGAATTTAGTCATCACTTTCGTAATTCTTGTTCTTCAACAACAATCTTGGGTCCTTGTCACCTTTGCCTCAAGCATT GTCCATATTGTGTATATGGGCGACAACAGAATAAAGCAGAGTGAGCAACACTTGGTTGAAGACTCCCACCTTGACATGCTATCTAGTATTCTCGGAAG CAAAGACGCTGCTAGGAAGTCCATCCTGTATAGCTATAGTCATGGCTTTTCTGGATTCGCTGCAGTTTTAAGTCAGCCCCAAGCTAGGCTCATTGCAG ATTTCCCAGGGGTTGTCCGTGTAATTCCAAATAAAATTCTCAGTCTTCACACAACAAGAAGTTGGGACTTTTTGAACGTAAAGCAAGAAATAATAACCGGTGCTCTTTCTAGGGGTCAATCTGGAAGAGGAACCATCATCGGCATCATGGACACTG GTATTTGGCCAGAGTCTGAGAGCTTTAGAGATGAGCACATGGACAATCCTCCTTTTCACTGGCGTGGTATCTGCCAAGGAGGAGAAAGTTTTGATCACTCCAGTTGTAATAG GAAAATTATTGGTGCACGTTGGTACATTAAAGGATACGAAGCTGAAATTGGTAAACTAAATACAAGCGATGGGGTGGAGTACTTGTCTCCTCGAGATGCAGCAGGCCATGGCACTCACACATCATCTACTGCAGCTGGTGTTGCAGTGGAAAATGCAAGCTTTATGGGACTAGCTAAAGGGTTGGCAAGAGGTGGTGCTCCATCAGCTTGGTTAGCTGTGTACAAAATTTGTTGGTCTACTGGGGGATGCAGCTCTGCTGATATTCTTGCAGCTTTTGATGATGCAATATTTGATGGGGTTGACATTCTTTCAGCATCTCTTGGCTCAGATCCTCCACTTCCTACTTATGTTGAGGATGCACTGGCCATTGGTTCTTTTCATGCTGTTGCTAAAGGAATTTCTGTGGTATGTTCTGGTGGCAATTCTGGTCCATATTCCCAAACTGTCATAAACACTGCACCTTGGATTATTACTGTTGCAGCTAGTACCATAGACAGAGAATTTCCATCTAGGATTATCCTCGGAAACAATCAAACTCTAAAG GGTCAGAGTTTATATACAGGGAAAGATTTGAGCAAGTTTTATCCAATTGTTTTGGGAGAAGACATAGCATCATCGGATGCAGATGAAGAAAGCGCAAG GGGCTGCAATTCAGGGAGCCTGAATGCCACCTTAGCAAAAGGAAAAGCAATTCTGTGTTTTCAGTCTCGGTCACAGCGGTCAGCCACAGTTGCTATAAGAACAGTTACGGAAGCTGGTGGCTCTGGTCTCATATTTGCTCAGTTTCCCACTAAAGATGTTGATACATCATGGAGTACACCCTTTGTCCAAGTTGATTTTATCACGGGAACAACTATTCTATCATACATAGAAGCAACTAG GAATCCTATAGTAAAGTTTGGCAAAACAAAAACAGTTGTTGGCCAACAGATATCACCAGAAGTGGCATTCTTCTCTTCGCGAGGACCAAGTTCTTTGTCTCCTTCAGTATTGAAG CCTGACATTGCTGCTCCTGGGGTTAATATTCTTGCGGCCTGGTCACCTGCTTCTTCTGCTGGGCGTTTGTTATATGATGCAAAATCAAAAAAGTTGCAGCCCCTTACCTTCAACTTTGAGTCAGGAACTTCCATGGCATGCCCTCACATTTCTGGTATTGTTGCACTTATAAAAACTGTCCATCCAACTTGGAGCCCCGCTGCAATTAAATCTGCCCTTGTCACAACAG CTTCTCTGAAAAACGAATACGATCAATACATTTGGGCCGAGGGAGCACCACATAAACAAGCTGATCCATTTGACTACGGTGGTGGACATGTTGATCCTAACAAAGTGACAGATCCTGGTCTGGTATACGACATGAAAACCTCAGACTACATTCATTTCCTTTGTTCTATGGACTACAACGACACTGCCGTAAGCTCTTTAACAGGATCTCCTACCAAATGCCATAAATCACACAAATACCTCTTAAACATGAACCTCCCTTCTATCGTTATTCCTGAGCTGAAGCAACCCCTCACAGTTTCAAGAACAGTCACTAATGTTGGCCCAGTAAAATCTATCTACACCGCTCGTGTTGAACCTCCAATCGGCGTATCTGTCACAGTTGTGCCAGCAACCTTGACATTTGGtcctaaaagaaagaaaatgaaattcaagGTAACCTTTTCTTCCAAGCTACGAATTCAAAGCAGATTCTCATTTGGCTACCTCTTCTGGGAAGATGGGTTACATGATGTCAGAATGCCATTAGCAGTTCGCTCTGTTGTACAAGAATTTTGA
- the LOC108339609 gene encoding GATA transcription factor 7 has translation MEVAAAEALKTSLRTEFIFPQAICDEIFCFNANNIVVGEDFSVDDLLDFSNGEFQLGKDFDVYEEEEDEEKDSTSGSSQDRTEDDSNSNSTAGGGVGDSDSVFAGELSVPADDVADLEWVSHFVDDSLPELSLLYPVPTEQTRVWAEAKPRPGRAQNGSAIPRRPRTGKSRKPNARVWSFTVSPPSLCFSVLAGSVEFGEPTAKKQKKKAEAQIGTQFQRRCSHCQVQKTPQWRTGPLGPKTLCNACGVRFKSGRLFPEYRPACSPTFSGDIHSNSHRKVLEMRRRKETSEPQTGSDRPQLVPSF, from the exons ATGGAAGTTGCGGCGGCCGAAGCGCTGAAAACGAGCTTGCGGACAGAGTTCATCTTCCCGCAAGCAATCTGCGACGAGATTTTCTGTTTCAACGCCAACAACATTGTTGTCGGCGAAGATTTCTCCGTCGACGACCTTCTTGACTTTTCCAACGGCGAATTCCAGCTTGGAAAGGATTTCGATGTGTACGAGGAAGAGGAAGACGAGGAAAAAGACAGCACCTCCGGTTCCTCGCAAGACCGAACCGAAGACGACAGCAATTCCAATTCCACCGCCGGCGGCGGCGTTGGCGACTCGGACTCCGTCTTCGCCGGGGAATTGTCAGTTCCT GCGGATGATGTGGCGGACCTGGAATGGGTTTCTCATTTTGTAGACGATTCTCTCCCTGAGCTTTCTCTTTTGTACCCTGTCCCTACGGAACAAACAAGGGTATGGGCCGAAGCAAAACCTAGACCGGGACGGGCCCAAAACGGTTCAGCGATTCCCAGAAGGCCGAGAACCGGAAAGAGTAGGAAGCCCAACGCTCGCGTGTGGTCTTTTACGGTGTCGCCGCCGTCTTTGTGTTTTTCAGTGTTGGCTGGCTCCGTTGAGTTTGGCGAGCCGACGGCTAAAAAGCAGAAGAAAAAGGCCGAGGCCCAAATTGGGACCCAGTTTCAGCGACGGTGCAGCCACTGCCAGGTGCAGAAAACGCCGCAGTGGAGGACCGGTCCACTGGGGCCCAAAACACTCTGTAACGCTTGCGGGGTTCGGTTCAAGTCCGGTCGGCTTTTTCCAGAGTACAGACCGGCCTGTAGCCCAACTTTCTCTGGCGATATTCACTCAAATAGCCATCGTAAGGTGTTGGAGATGAGGCGTAGAAAGGAGACCAGCGAACCGCAAACCGGTTCAGACCGGCCTCAACTGGTCCCAAGCTTTTGA